A DNA window from Hevea brasiliensis isolate MT/VB/25A 57/8 unplaced genomic scaffold, ASM3005281v1 Scaf7, whole genome shotgun sequence contains the following coding sequences:
- the LOC131177661 gene encoding uncharacterized protein LOC131177661: MQILNMDNLKMIWHNELHSDSFCKMKVLEVKYCEELLKIFPSMLLRDLQNLGDLVIWNCTSLKEAFDLQELIKMKETVAFQLRTLYIANLPNLKHVWNEDPLGLVLFHNLSSVYVRDCPNLKFIFPASIAKNLPQLETLHIRSCEVEEIVAQDQGLEATSEFVFPCLKFLTFGELYELKCFYPGIHTMESPMLKRLAVYHCEEVNIFCSEYENLVETNKECQLMTQVLQPLFSFRKVWAQSP, encoded by the coding sequence ATGCAAATTCTCAACATGGATAATTTGAAGATGATATGGCACAATGAACTCCATTCAGATTCCTTTTGCAAAATGAAAGTACTTGAGGTGAAATACTGCGAAGaactacttaaaatttttccATCCATGTTGCTGAGAGACCTCCAGAATCTTGGGGATTTGGTCATATGGAATTGTACTTCACTGAAAGAGGCGTTTGATTTGCAAGAGCTGATTAAAATGAAAGAAACAGTGGCCTTTCAATTGAGAACTCTGTACATTGCAAACCTCCCAAATTTGAAGCATGTATGGAATGAAGATCCTCTGGGACTTGTGCTGTTTCATAACCTAAGTTCAGTGTATGTTAGGGATTGTccaaatctaaaatttattttCCCAGCTTCAATAGCTAAAAATCTGCCACAACTCGAAACCCTGCATATAAGAAGTTGTGAGGTGGAGGAAATTGTTGCTCAGGACCAAGGATTAGAAGCAACTTCTGAATTTGTTTTTCCTTGCTTAAAGTTCTTGACTTTTGGGGAATTATATGAGCTCAAGTGCTTCTACCCAGGAATACACACTATGGAATCTCCAATGCTAAAGAGGTTAGCGGTGTATCATTGTGAGGAAGTAAACATTTTTTGTTCAGAATATGAGAACTTGGTAGAAACAAATAAAGAGTGTCAACTCATGACTCAA